One stretch of Roseimicrobium sp. ORNL1 DNA includes these proteins:
- a CDS encoding MBL fold metallo-hydrolase, with protein MTAIDEIAPDVFRLSVYAADYDMQFNHFLVRDEEPLLFHTGLRAMFPLLKDAVASIIDPATLKWIGWSHFESDECGSLNDWLELAPQAQPVCTLVGKLVSVDDFSSRPARGMTQEDVLTTGKYHFRFHQSPHIPHGWDAGVLIEETQKTLFCSDLFHHFGNTEPLTEADLIDRTREGMNRLNQGPLSGYMPYTRQTEGVLRRLAELKPQTLAVMHGSSYTGACDRLLNDLGGVIRENFDGA; from the coding sequence ATGACAGCCATTGATGAAATCGCTCCAGATGTGTTTCGGCTCTCGGTCTATGCCGCAGACTACGACATGCAGTTCAATCACTTCCTGGTGCGGGATGAGGAGCCCCTGCTGTTCCACACGGGGCTGAGGGCCATGTTTCCCCTGCTGAAGGACGCCGTTGCCAGCATCATCGACCCGGCCACGCTGAAGTGGATTGGCTGGAGCCACTTCGAGTCCGATGAGTGCGGCTCCCTGAATGACTGGCTGGAACTTGCCCCGCAAGCCCAACCTGTATGCACTCTCGTTGGCAAGCTGGTGTCTGTGGATGACTTCTCCTCCCGCCCGGCGCGTGGCATGACGCAGGAGGATGTGCTCACCACCGGCAAGTACCACTTCCGTTTCCACCAGTCGCCCCACATCCCCCACGGCTGGGATGCGGGCGTGCTGATTGAGGAAACCCAGAAGACCCTCTTCTGCTCAGACCTGTTTCACCACTTTGGAAACACCGAGCCACTTACGGAGGCGGACCTCATCGACCGCACCCGCGAGGGCATGAATCGCCTCAACCAGGGTCCGCTCTCCGGCTACATGCCCTACACCCGCCAGACGGAGGGCGTCCTGCGCCGGCTTGCTGAGCTGAAACCGCAGACGCTCGCCGTCATGCACGGCTCCTCCTACACCGGGGCTTGCGACCGGCTTCTGAACGACTTAGGCGGGGTCATCCGGGAGAACTTTGACGGGGCCTAA
- a CDS encoding bile acid:sodium symporter family protein — translation MKPAPASSPPVHWLRANGFIIGLGIAVLLAFLIPGPGSRHGVLHPDILNNVGIATILFLQGLSLAIERIKSGAANWRLHLVIQAFTFLIFPLVGLGMNYVLPKVWATAPGSILDGFLYLCVLPSTISTSVVLTAVARGNTPGALFNAALSNIIGVVLTPVLVHLLMQRSGAGAAMEFGPLLLKISLLTLLPFGVGMLLRPRLKDWVDAHKKWSARLSNGIILFIVYTAFCDSIEEDIWHRHGAWLTVQTIAAVMVLFTLVSLLVHVSCRALKLNREDYIAAYFCSVKKTLAMGVPLAMLIFGERADLSLILLPIMFYHPLQLFINGLLANQWAKRQA, via the coding sequence TTGAAACCCGCCCCTGCATCGTCACCACCCGTCCATTGGCTGCGTGCCAATGGCTTCATCATTGGACTGGGCATCGCTGTGCTGCTGGCGTTCCTGATTCCCGGGCCGGGTTCACGGCATGGCGTGCTGCATCCGGATATCCTGAATAATGTCGGCATCGCGACCATCCTGTTCCTGCAGGGGCTATCGCTCGCCATCGAGCGGATCAAGAGCGGCGCGGCGAACTGGCGTCTGCATCTGGTCATCCAGGCTTTCACCTTCCTTATCTTCCCCCTGGTGGGATTGGGAATGAACTATGTGCTGCCCAAGGTTTGGGCCACGGCTCCGGGTTCCATCCTGGATGGCTTTCTGTACTTGTGCGTGTTGCCCTCCACCATCTCCACCTCAGTGGTGCTCACGGCGGTAGCACGTGGGAATACACCAGGTGCCTTGTTCAATGCCGCGCTGTCGAACATCATCGGCGTGGTGCTCACCCCCGTGCTCGTGCACCTGCTCATGCAGCGCAGCGGCGCGGGCGCGGCGATGGAGTTTGGGCCGCTGCTGCTGAAGATCTCGCTGCTCACGTTGCTGCCCTTTGGCGTGGGTATGCTGCTGCGTCCGCGACTCAAGGACTGGGTGGATGCGCACAAGAAATGGAGCGCGCGCCTCTCGAACGGCATCATCCTGTTTATCGTTTACACCGCCTTCTGCGACTCGATTGAGGAAGATATCTGGCATCGTCATGGGGCGTGGCTGACGGTGCAGACCATCGCCGCGGTGATGGTGCTCTTCACCTTGGTGTCACTGCTCGTGCATGTGTCCTGCCGCGCGCTGAAGCTGAATCGTGAGGACTACATTGCTGCCTACTTCTGCTCTGTGAAGAAGACTCTCGCGATGGGCGTACCGCTGGCCATGCTCATCTTTGGAGAACGCGCGGACCTTTCGCTGATTCTGCTGCCGATTATGTTTTACCATCCGCTGCAGTTGTTCATCAACGGGCTGCTGGCGAATCAGTGGGCGAAGCGACAAGCGTG